A window of the Bacteroides thetaiotaomicron VPI-5482 genome harbors these coding sequences:
- a CDS encoding cytochrome c biogenesis protein, producing MSWEHFIWFAIAALICWGLGAFAAWEGKKPVWAYGFTLLGLAIFFSFILGMWISLERPPMRTMGETRLWYSFFLPLAGLITYVRWKYKWILSFSCILSLVFICINIFKPEIHNKTLMPALQSPWFAPHVIVYMFAYAMLGAAVVMAVYLLWFKKKDIERKEMDLCDNLTYVGLAFMTLGMLTGAIWAKEAWGHYWAWDPKETWAAATWFSYLVYIHFRLGRPLKSRPALVILLVSFVLLQMCWYGINYLPSAQGVSVHTYNLN from the coding sequence ATGAGTTGGGAACATTTTATATGGTTTGCGATAGCCGCATTGATTTGCTGGGGCTTGGGCGCGTTTGCTGCCTGGGAAGGAAAGAAGCCGGTATGGGCTTATGGGTTTACCTTGTTGGGGCTGGCTATCTTTTTCAGTTTTATCCTCGGTATGTGGATTTCTCTGGAACGTCCTCCGATGCGGACGATGGGAGAGACACGTCTGTGGTATTCTTTCTTCCTTCCATTGGCTGGTTTGATAACGTACGTGCGTTGGAAATATAAATGGATTCTTAGTTTCAGTTGCATTCTCTCACTGGTATTTATCTGTATCAATATCTTTAAACCGGAGATTCACAATAAAACGCTGATGCCTGCTTTGCAAAGTCCGTGGTTTGCCCCTCATGTCATAGTGTATATGTTTGCTTATGCGATGTTGGGAGCTGCGGTGGTCATGGCTGTCTATCTGCTTTGGTTCAAAAAGAAGGATATTGAACGGAAAGAGATGGACTTATGCGATAACCTGACTTATGTGGGCTTGGCATTTATGACATTGGGAATGCTGACGGGAGCTATCTGGGCGAAAGAAGCGTGGGGGCACTACTGGGCTTGGGACCCGAAAGAGACATGGGCGGCAGCTACTTGGTTCTCCTATCTGGTATATATCCATTTCAGGCTGGGCAGACCGTTGAAGAGTCGTCCGGCATTAGTCATTCTGTTAGTATCATTTGTCTTATTACAAATGTGTTGGTATGGAATCAATTACCTTCCATCGGCACAAGGAGTTAGTGTACATACTTATAACTTAAATTGA
- a CDS encoding flavodoxin family protein → MAKKVLIISSSPRKGGNSDMLCDEFMKGVLETGNEVEKIFLKEKVIHPCTGCSVCSMYGKPCPQKDDAAGIVEKMIAADVIVMATPVYFYTMCGQMKIMIDRCCARYTEITNKEFYFIIAAAENDKGMMERTIDGFRGFLDCLENPQEKGVIYGIGAWKVGEIKDTPYMQEAYEMGKMV, encoded by the coding sequence ATGGCTAAAAAAGTTCTGATTATTTCGTCCAGCCCCCGAAAGGGCGGTAATTCTGATATGCTTTGTGACGAATTTATGAAAGGTGTTCTCGAAACAGGCAATGAAGTAGAAAAGATTTTTCTGAAAGAGAAAGTAATTCATCCTTGTACGGGATGTAGTGTTTGCAGCATGTATGGCAAACCCTGCCCCCAGAAAGATGATGCCGCAGGAATTGTAGAGAAAATGATTGCTGCTGATGTCATCGTAATGGCAACACCTGTTTATTTCTATACGATGTGCGGACAGATGAAGATTATGATTGACCGTTGTTGTGCGCGTTATACGGAAATAACGAATAAGGAATTTTATTTCATTATTGCAGCGGCGGAGAATGATAAGGGGATGATGGAACGTACGATTGATGGTTTCCGTGGCTTCCTTGATTGTCTGGAAAATCCGCAGGAAAAAGGAGTGATTTATGGAATAGGTGCCTGGAAGGTAGGAGAAATAAAAGATACTCCCTACATGCAGGAAGCCTATGAGATGGGAAAAATGGTGTAA
- a CDS encoding alginate export family protein, translating into MKTFYWSFVLMLLPSMAYTQTTEKENEFSMSMQIRPRAEYRNGALVPRNEGQKAASFINNRARLSLDYKRSDLEIKMSAQHVGVWGQDPQIDKNGRFILNEAWAKLDFGKGFFAQLGRQTLVYDDERILGGLDWNVAGRYHDALKLGYANKNNEIHAILAFNQNDEKTAGGTYYNSSIGQPYKNMQTVWYHYKADKIPFGASLLFMNLGLETGNQLTQDSHTRYLQTMGTYLTYKNSGWNLDGAFYYQTGKNKDAESVSAFMASATAAYAFNKTWGMVVSFDYLSGNEEGSSKFKAFDPLYGTHHKFYGSMDYFYASAFNKGFAPGLIDGRLGARFRASAKVDMELNYHYFATATEVDFKEDLKKSLGSEVDYQINWSVMKDVKLSAGYSFMLGTKTMDAVKGGNHKSWQDWGWVSVNINPKVFFTKW; encoded by the coding sequence ATGAAAACATTTTATTGGTCATTCGTTCTTATGCTATTGCCAAGCATGGCATACACACAAACTACGGAGAAGGAAAATGAATTTTCGATGTCTATGCAAATCAGACCTCGTGCGGAGTATCGAAACGGTGCTTTAGTCCCTCGCAATGAAGGGCAGAAGGCTGCATCATTCATTAATAACCGTGCCCGTTTGTCACTGGACTACAAGCGTTCGGACCTTGAAATCAAGATGTCGGCACAGCATGTCGGAGTATGGGGGCAAGATCCGCAGATTGACAAGAATGGTCGCTTTATCTTGAATGAGGCATGGGCAAAGCTGGATTTTGGAAAAGGCTTCTTTGCACAGTTAGGTCGTCAGACGTTAGTTTATGATGATGAACGTATTTTGGGCGGACTGGACTGGAATGTGGCAGGCCGTTATCATGATGCGTTGAAACTGGGATATGCCAATAAGAATAATGAAATACATGCTATTCTGGCTTTCAACCAGAATGATGAAAAAACGGCAGGTGGTACTTATTACAATTCTTCTATTGGTCAGCCTTACAAGAATATGCAGACTGTGTGGTATCACTATAAAGCAGATAAGATTCCGTTCGGGGCTTCTTTACTGTTTATGAATTTAGGGTTAGAGACAGGGAATCAGCTCACTCAAGATTCTCATACCCGCTACTTGCAAACGATGGGAACTTATCTTACATATAAAAATAGCGGATGGAACTTGGATGGCGCTTTCTACTACCAAACAGGTAAGAACAAGGATGCCGAGAGTGTTTCTGCTTTCATGGCAAGTGCTACGGCAGCTTATGCGTTCAATAAGACATGGGGAATGGTTGTAAGCTTTGATTATTTGAGCGGAAATGAAGAAGGTAGTAGTAAATTTAAGGCTTTTGACCCTCTTTATGGGACGCATCATAAATTCTATGGCAGCATGGATTATTTCTACGCTTCTGCATTCAACAAAGGATTTGCTCCCGGATTAATAGATGGTCGTCTTGGGGCTCGTTTTCGTGCATCTGCCAAGGTAGATATGGAACTCAATTATCATTATTTTGCTACTGCTACTGAAGTAGATTTTAAAGAAGATTTGAAGAAGTCACTCGGTTCGGAAGTTGACTATCAGATCAATTGGTCCGTAATGAAAGATGTGAAACTCTCTGCCGGTTATTCTTTTATGCTTGGAACGAAGACGATGGATGCTGTGAAAGGCGGAAATCATAAGAGCTGGCAAGACTGGGGATGGGTATCTGTCAATATCAACCCGAAAGTGTTTTTTACAAAATGGTAA
- the nrfH gene encoding cytochrome c nitrite reductase small subunit: MMKLPFINRIFPSYRSKIIAIIIGGIIVGGGALFMYMLRAHTYLGDDPAACVNCHIMSPYYATWFHSSHARDATCNDCHVPHENIVKKWTFKGMDGMKHVAAFLTKSEPQVIQAHEASSQVIMNNCIRCHTQLNTEFVKTGKIDYMMSMVGEGKACWDCHRDVPHGGKNSLSATPAAIVPLPESPVPEWLRKMVNNKE, encoded by the coding sequence ATGATGAAGTTACCATTTATAAACCGAATTTTTCCTTCGTACAGATCGAAGATAATAGCCATTATCATTGGCGGTATTATTGTAGGCGGAGGAGCTTTATTTATGTACATGCTTCGGGCACATACGTATCTGGGCGATGATCCGGCAGCGTGTGTGAATTGTCACATCATGTCTCCTTATTATGCCACATGGTTTCACAGTTCACATGCACGGGATGCCACCTGTAACGATTGTCATGTTCCTCACGAGAACATTGTAAAGAAATGGACATTCAAAGGAATGGATGGTATGAAGCACGTCGCAGCTTTCCTTACCAAAAGTGAGCCACAAGTGATACAGGCCCACGAGGCCAGTTCGCAGGTGATTATGAACAATTGTATTCGTTGCCATACACAACTGAATACGGAGTTTGTAAAAACAGGAAAGATAGATTATATGATGTCTATGGTAGGAGAAGGAAAGGCTTGCTGGGACTGTCATCGGGATGTACCTCATGGTGGTAAGAATTCGTTGTCCGCTACTCCGGCAGCTATCGTCCCTCTTCCCGAATCGCCTGTACCGGAATGGCTCCGGAAGATGGTTAATAATAAGGAATAA
- a CDS encoding DUF4625 domain-containing protein: MKTKLYLPIISLLAMSVFAFISCDDSDSDTTKPVIELSEPEEGQELKIGDEHGVHFEMDLSDDVMLKSYMIEIHSNFDHHSHGKSRAAATGEATVDFSFNRSYDISGKKTAHIHHHDIVIPANATPGDYHLMVYCTDAAGNETYIARNIVLSTTAERDDHHHDE, encoded by the coding sequence ATGAAAACAAAACTTTACCTCCCGATCATCAGCCTTCTGGCAATGTCTGTATTTGCATTTATTTCTTGTGACGATTCGGATAGCGATACCACCAAACCGGTGATTGAACTAAGTGAACCGGAAGAAGGGCAAGAACTGAAAATTGGCGACGAGCACGGAGTACATTTTGAAATGGATCTGTCGGACGACGTCATGTTAAAGTCATATATGATTGAAATACATAGTAATTTCGACCACCATTCGCATGGAAAGAGCAGGGCTGCTGCTACGGGCGAAGCCACTGTCGATTTCAGTTTCAACAGGTCTTATGATATCTCCGGAAAGAAAACGGCGCATATCCATCACCACGATATTGTAATTCCGGCCAATGCTACTCCGGGCGATTATCATCTGATGGTTTATTGCACGGATGCCGCAGGAAACGAAACCTACATTGCGCGCAATATTGTACTGAGCACTACCGCCGAAAGGGACGATCATCATCACGATGAATAA
- a CDS encoding MBL fold metallo-hydrolase, which yields MNYKITTLVENCVYGRKLQAEHGLSLYIETPENRLLFDTGASDLFIRNARLLNIDLQKVDYLVLSHGHSDHTGGLRHFLELNAEATVVCKREVFFSKFKDERENGMKYTRSLDLSRFRFIDELTELVPGVFLFPSVDIIDPKDTHFERFWIQKEDGSRVPDTFPDELAMVLVEPEGLSILSACSHRGITNILRTVRTAFPELPCNLLLGGFHIHNAEESKYQVIADYLHEYLPQKIGVCHCTGVDKYAFFYKDFGDRIFYNHTGKLIQTDSLL from the coding sequence ATGAACTATAAAATAACGACTCTTGTCGAAAATTGTGTCTATGGACGTAAATTGCAGGCAGAACATGGTCTTTCCCTCTATATTGAGACACCGGAAAACAGATTACTTTTTGATACGGGAGCTTCCGATTTATTTATCCGTAACGCCCGGTTATTGAATATTGACTTGCAAAAAGTAGATTATTTAGTATTATCTCATGGTCACAGTGACCATACGGGTGGACTACGCCATTTTCTTGAACTAAATGCCGAAGCAACGGTTGTCTGCAAACGCGAAGTGTTTTTTTCTAAATTCAAGGATGAACGTGAGAATGGAATGAAATATACACGCTCGCTTGATCTTTCTCGTTTTCGTTTTATTGATGAGTTGACTGAACTGGTTCCCGGAGTATTTCTTTTTCCCTCTGTGGATATTATAGACCCGAAGGATACACATTTTGAACGATTTTGGATTCAAAAGGAAGATGGTTCTAGAGTCCCCGATACCTTTCCGGACGAGTTAGCTATGGTACTGGTTGAGCCTGAAGGACTTTCCATTTTAAGTGCCTGTTCCCACCGGGGTATTACAAATATATTGCGGACTGTAAGAACGGCATTTCCGGAACTCCCCTGTAATTTGCTTTTAGGTGGATTTCATATTCATAATGCAGAAGAATCCAAATATCAGGTTATTGCTGATTATTTGCACGAATATTTACCTCAAAAGATAGGTGTCTGTCATTGTACGGGAGTAGATAAATATGCTTTCTTCTATAAGGATTTTGGAGACAGAATATTTTATAACCATACAGGGAAATTGATTCAGACGGATTCTCTGTTATAA
- the nrfA gene encoding ammonia-forming cytochrome c nitrite reductase, translating to MEKKLKSWQGWLLSGGSMVVVFVLGLCVSALMERRAEVASIFNNRKTVIKGIEARNELFKDDFPREYQTWTETAKTDFESEFNGNVAVDALEKRPEMVILWAGYAFSKDYSTPRGHMHAIEDITASLRTGSPAGPHDGPQPSTCWTCKSPDVPRMMEALGVDSFYNNKWAAFGDEIVNPIGCSDCHDPETMNLHISRPALIEAFQRQGKDITKATPQEMRSLVCAQCHVEYYFKGDGKYLTFPWDKGFTVEDMEAYYDEAGFYDYIHKLSRTPILKAQHPDYEIAQMGIHGQRGVSCADCHMPYKSEGGVKFSDHHIQSPLAMIDRTCQTCHRESEETLRNNVYERQRKANEIRNRLEQELAKAHIEAKFAWDKGATEDQMKDVLALIRQAQWRWDFGVASHGGSFHAPQEIQRILSHGLDRAMQARLAVSKVLAKHGYTEDVPMPDISTKAKAQEYIGLDMDAERAAKEKFLKTTVPAWLEKAKANGRLAQK from the coding sequence ATGGAAAAGAAATTAAAATCATGGCAAGGATGGCTGTTGTCCGGAGGTTCAATGGTCGTTGTTTTTGTTTTAGGATTATGTGTTTCTGCGTTGATGGAGAGGAGGGCGGAAGTCGCCAGTATCTTTAATAACCGCAAAACTGTCATTAAAGGTATTGAAGCACGCAACGAACTGTTTAAAGATGATTTTCCCCGCGAATATCAGACTTGGACGGAAACGGCAAAGACTGATTTTGAAAGCGAGTTTAATGGCAATGTCGCTGTTGATGCTTTGGAAAAACGTCCGGAAATGGTTATTCTGTGGGCAGGATATGCATTTTCAAAAGACTATTCCACTCCGCGCGGACATATGCATGCTATCGAGGATATTACGGCGTCACTTCGTACCGGTTCTCCTGCAGGTCCGCACGATGGCCCTCAGCCTTCTACTTGCTGGACTTGTAAGAGTCCGGATGTTCCCCGCATGATGGAAGCATTGGGAGTCGATTCTTTCTATAATAACAAATGGGCTGCCTTTGGTGATGAAATCGTGAATCCGATCGGCTGTTCCGACTGCCACGATCCGGAAACAATGAATCTTCATATCAGCCGTCCGGCATTGATTGAAGCTTTCCAGCGTCAGGGAAAAGATATCACAAAAGCTACTCCACAGGAAATGCGTTCATTGGTCTGTGCGCAGTGCCACGTAGAATATTACTTTAAGGGTGACGGTAAATATTTGACTTTCCCGTGGGATAAAGGTTTCACTGTAGAAGACATGGAAGCATATTATGATGAGGCAGGTTTCTATGATTACATTCATAAGTTAAGCCGTACTCCGATCTTGAAAGCCCAGCATCCCGACTATGAAATAGCTCAGATGGGTATTCACGGGCAAAGGGGCGTTTCTTGTGCCGATTGTCATATGCCTTATAAGAGTGAAGGGGGCGTGAAATTCAGTGACCATCATATTCAGAGCCCATTGGCAATGATTGACCGCACCTGTCAGACTTGTCATCGTGAGAGTGAAGAAACATTACGTAACAATGTGTACGAGCGTCAGCGCAAGGCAAATGAAATCCGTAACCGTCTGGAACAGGAACTGGCAAAGGCGCATATCGAAGCAAAATTTGCCTGGGATAAGGGTGCTACAGAAGATCAGATGAAAGATGTGCTTGCATTGATTCGTCAGGCACAATGGCGTTGGGACTTCGGTGTGGCATCACATGGAGGTTCTTTCCATGCACCGCAGGAGATTCAGAGAATTCTTTCTCATGGTCTGGACCGTGCTATGCAGGCTCGTCTGGCTGTATCCAAAGTTTTAGCGAAGCATGGGTATACGGAAGACGTTCCGATGCCGGACATTTCAACGAAGGCCAAAGCACAGGAATATATCGGTCTTGATATGGATGCTGAAAGAGCTGCTAAGGAGAAATTCCTGAAAACGACCGTTCCGGCATGGCTGGAGAAGGCAAAGGCAAACGGGCGTCTGGCACAAAAGTAA
- a CDS encoding Crp/Fnr family transcriptional regulator translates to MKKIQLTNAHKEKLFQIPLFRDLPLNIKESLLDKLDFVIYAADKKEIVVTQGTPCNKLYVLLEGKLRTDIIDGLGNEVMIEYIIAPRTFATPHLFNSNNTLPATFTALEDSVVLMATKDSTFKVISQDPQVLHNFLCIAGNCNICTVSRLKPLSRKTVRERFIVYLFEHKKKDSLTVEIMHTQSQLAEYLNVSRPALSKEINKIIKEGLITMEGKKIEILNKMALEKYL, encoded by the coding sequence ATGAAAAAAATACAACTGACCAACGCACATAAAGAAAAATTATTTCAAATCCCTTTATTTCGGGATTTACCTCTGAACATTAAGGAATCTCTGCTGGATAAACTGGATTTCGTTATCTATGCAGCGGATAAAAAAGAAATAGTTGTTACGCAAGGTACACCTTGCAACAAACTATATGTGTTATTGGAAGGAAAACTACGCACGGATATCATTGACGGATTGGGGAACGAAGTGATGATTGAGTATATCATCGCACCACGTACCTTTGCCACCCCTCACCTTTTCAATTCAAACAATACGTTGCCAGCTACTTTTACTGCTTTGGAAGACAGCGTGGTACTCATGGCAACCAAAGATTCCACTTTTAAAGTCATCAGTCAGGACCCGCAGGTGTTGCACAATTTTCTTTGCATCGCCGGAAATTGCAATATATGTACCGTATCACGTTTGAAACCTCTGTCGCGCAAGACTGTACGCGAAAGGTTTATTGTTTACTTATTCGAACATAAGAAAAAAGATTCTCTGACTGTAGAGATCATGCATACCCAGTCACAGCTTGCCGAGTACCTGAATGTATCACGTCCTGCTTTATCCAAAGAAATCAATAAGATAATCAAGGAAGGGCTGATCACAATGGAAGGAAAAAAGATCGAGATTCTGAATAAAATGGCGCTGGAGAAATACTTATAA
- a CDS encoding homocysteine S-methyltransferase family protein, with product MNFKDCIDSYPFILMEGALGERLKREFDLDISGTVAMADLVYQQKGRLALETLWNEYIDIAYRYQLPFLATTPTRRANKERIYMAGYNESIIADNVDFLRSIKEAANVDMYIGGLMGCKGDAYTGEEALNLEEAIDFHSWQAGLFKSAKVDFLYAGIMPVLTEAIGMAVAMSDTDIPYIISFTIQRDGKLIDGHTIDDAIHCIDNHVSNKPVCYMTNCVHPDIVYEALSHKFNQTQTVKSRFWGIQANTSQLSYKELDGANHLHTSSAADLSEAILKLKSDCHLKIFGGCCGTDSSHMEKIAKISEVT from the coding sequence ATGAATTTTAAAGACTGCATAGATTCTTATCCCTTTATATTAATGGAAGGTGCTTTAGGCGAGCGACTAAAAAGGGAGTTTGATTTGGATATCAGTGGTACTGTTGCAATGGCTGACTTAGTCTATCAGCAGAAAGGTAGACTGGCATTAGAAACGCTATGGAATGAATATATTGATATTGCATATAGGTATCAACTACCATTTCTTGCAACAACTCCAACAAGAAGGGCCAATAAAGAACGGATTTATATGGCTGGATACAATGAATCCATTATTGCAGATAATGTGGATTTTCTTCGTTCCATAAAAGAAGCAGCAAATGTAGATATGTATATCGGTGGTTTGATGGGATGTAAGGGAGATGCATACACTGGCGAAGAGGCTCTAAATCTGGAAGAGGCAATAGACTTCCATAGTTGGCAGGCCGGTTTGTTTAAATCTGCCAAAGTTGATTTTTTATATGCAGGTATTATGCCTGTATTGACGGAAGCTATCGGGATGGCAGTCGCTATGTCTGATACGGATATTCCTTATATTATCAGCTTTACGATTCAAAGAGACGGAAAACTGATAGATGGGCATACCATTGATGATGCCATACATTGCATTGATAATCATGTGTCTAACAAACCTGTGTGCTATATGACAAATTGTGTTCATCCTGATATTGTTTACGAAGCACTTTCTCATAAGTTCAATCAAACACAAACGGTAAAATCTCGCTTTTGGGGTATACAAGCAAATACTTCCCAATTGTCATATAAAGAATTGGATGGAGCAAATCATTTACATACTTCTTCGGCAGCCGATCTGAGTGAAGCTATTTTAAAGTTGAAATCTGATTGTCATCTTAAAATATTTGGTGGGTGTTGTGGAACAGACAGCAGTCACATGGAAAAAATCGCTAAAATATCGGAAGTGACTTAA
- a CDS encoding methylated-DNA--[protein]-cysteine S-methyltransferase produces the protein MEKEAKGKVNTVQIQYYQSPCGKLILGSFENKLCMCDWVVSEERRAAIDKRIQKALNAQYAIENSEVITQTISQLDEYFSRQRTTFDIPLLLVGTEFQKSVWNELLNIPYGTTISYAQLSQRLDNPKAIRAVASSNGANSISILIPCHRVIGSDHKLTGYAGGLVAKKTLLELESNERRLL, from the coding sequence ATGGAGAAAGAAGCAAAAGGTAAAGTAAATACAGTTCAGATACAGTACTATCAATCTCCATGCGGGAAATTGATACTCGGTTCTTTCGAGAACAAGCTCTGTATGTGCGACTGGGTGGTGAGTGAAGAACGCAGAGCAGCAATCGATAAACGAATACAAAAAGCGCTAAATGCTCAGTACGCAATAGAAAACTCTGAAGTGATAACGCAAACGATCAGCCAGCTAGATGAGTATTTTTCCCGTCAAAGGACTACGTTTGATATTCCTCTGCTTCTTGTCGGGACAGAGTTTCAAAAGAGTGTATGGAATGAATTATTAAACATTCCCTACGGAACAACGATATCTTATGCTCAATTATCACAGAGACTGGATAATCCTAAAGCTATCCGTGCGGTAGCCTCTTCGAATGGAGCAAATTCGATTTCAATACTTATTCCTTGTCACAGGGTGATCGGCAGTGATCATAAACTGACCGGATATGCCGGTGGTCTTGTAGCTAAAAAGACTTTATTGGAGCTGGAATCGAACGAAAGAAGATTATTGTAA
- a CDS encoding cytochrome c biogenesis protein ResB, protein MWSKPWSYKEGLVIGAGLLVIGILLQMAVGAINWGLFACPVNAIVLVVYIIALVAMHLLRKRVYLFGWLSHYSAAVSSLVWVAGMTVIMGLIRQAPSGHASNDILGFSQMISSWPFVLLYFWMVTVLGLTIFRASFPFRIGRLSFLLNHVGLLVALITATLGNADMQRLKMTTRMGNAEWRATDDKGKLIELPLAIELKDFTIDEYPPKLMLIDNETGGVLPEKSPVHLLLENGVSEGSLLDWDLFVEQSIPMAASVATEDTLKFTDFHSMGATYAVYLKAVNRKNQQTKEGWVSCGSFLFPYKALRLDSLTSLVMPEREPQRFASEVKVYTQEGTIMESTIEVNRPMEIAGWKIYQLSYDESKGRWSDISVFELVRDPWLPVVYAGIIMMMLGAICLFVNAQKRKEEDTE, encoded by the coding sequence ATGTGGAGCAAACCGTGGAGTTATAAAGAAGGGCTGGTGATTGGTGCGGGATTACTGGTGATAGGTATTTTGCTGCAAATGGCAGTGGGAGCCATCAACTGGGGCCTGTTTGCCTGTCCGGTCAATGCGATTGTGTTAGTGGTTTATATCATAGCGCTGGTAGCCATGCACCTTCTTCGTAAACGTGTGTATCTGTTTGGATGGTTGAGCCATTATTCCGCTGCCGTTTCTTCCCTGGTATGGGTAGCCGGCATGACGGTGATCATGGGACTTATCCGGCAGGCTCCTTCCGGTCATGCTTCCAATGATATACTGGGATTTTCGCAGATGATTTCGTCCTGGCCTTTCGTCCTGCTTTACTTTTGGATGGTCACTGTATTGGGACTGACCATATTCCGTGCCAGCTTTCCATTCAGGATTGGCAGACTATCCTTTCTTCTCAATCACGTAGGATTGCTCGTGGCATTGATTACGGCTACTTTGGGAAATGCCGATATGCAACGCTTGAAGATGACTACCCGAATGGGAAACGCAGAATGGAGGGCTACCGATGATAAAGGAAAATTGATAGAACTTCCGTTGGCTATCGAACTGAAGGATTTTACGATTGATGAATATCCTCCGAAACTGATGCTGATTGACAATGAAACGGGGGGAGTACTCCCCGAAAAGTCTCCTGTGCATTTACTGCTTGAAAACGGAGTTTCCGAGGGCAGTCTGCTGGATTGGGACTTGTTTGTCGAACAGTCTATTCCGATGGCTGCCTCCGTAGCTACAGAGGACACACTGAAATTTACAGATTTCCATTCGATGGGAGCGACATATGCAGTGTATCTGAAGGCCGTCAACCGAAAGAACCAACAGACGAAAGAAGGGTGGGTGAGCTGTGGTAGTTTTCTTTTTCCTTATAAGGCATTGCGTCTCGACTCTCTGACGAGTCTGGTGATGCCGGAACGGGAACCGCAACGTTTTGCTTCGGAAGTAAAAGTCTACACACAGGAAGGAACGATAATGGAAAGTACGATTGAAGTAAATCGTCCGATGGAGATAGCAGGATGGAAAATTTATCAGCTTAGTTATGATGAGTCGAAAGGTCGCTGGAGCGATATCAGTGTCTTTGAGCTGGTTCGCGACCCGTGGTTGCCTGTAGTATATGCAGGGATCATCATGATGATGCTCGGAGCAATTTGTCTGTTTGTCAATGCACAAAAGAGGAAAGAGGAGGATACGGAATGA